In Opisthocomus hoazin isolate bOpiHoa1 chromosome 17, bOpiHoa1.hap1, whole genome shotgun sequence, one DNA window encodes the following:
- the POU3F1 gene encoding POU domain, class 3, transcription factor 1 has product MAATAQYLPRGAALAHPDGERLHQGAAYREVQKMMHHEYLQGLGPAAGHAVGLAHHQWLPSAGTDWGSGGGAHLPPAEHAKGGPSGPREELAAAAAFHHRPHLVPPAAGGAAGGWAQGGGHHLPPMSPPSGQPLLYAQPYAGLNGMLAPPAPALHHGLRDPLGAEEAGGHDLAASPPPLGPPEPPDEDAPSSDDLEQFAKQFKQRRIKLGFTQADVGLALGTLYGNVFSQTTICRFEALQLSFKNMCKLKPLLNKWLEETDSSTGSPTNLDKIAAQGRKRKKRTSIEVGVKGALESHFLKCPKPSAHEITSLADSLQLEKEVVRVWFCNRRQKEKRMTPAGVPHPPMEDVYAQADTSPLHHALPGAVQ; this is encoded by the coding sequence ATGGCCGCCACGGCGCAGTACCTGCCGCGCGGCGCCGCGCTGGCGCACCCCGACGGGGAGCGGCTGCACCAGGGCGCCGCGTACCGCGAGGTGCAGAAGATGATGCACCACGAGTACCTGCAGGGGctgggccccgccgccgggcacgCCGTCGGGCTGGCGCACCACCAGTGGCTGCCCAGCGCCGGCACGGActggggcagcggcggcggcgcgcacCTCCCGCCCGCCGAGCACGCCAAGGGCGGCCCGTCGGGGCCCCGCGAGGAgctggcggccgccgccgccttccaCCACCGCCCGCACCTGGtgcccccggcggcgggcggcgcggcgggcggctggGCGCAGGGCGGGGGGCACCACCTGCCGCCCATGTCGCCGCCGTCGGGGCAGCCGCTGCTCTACGCACAGCCCTACGCGGGCCTCAACGGGATGCTGGCCCCGCCGGCGCCCGCGCTGCACCACGGGCTGCGCGACCCGCTGGGCGCCGAGGAGGCGGGCGGGCACGATCTGGcggcctcgccgccgccgctgGGCCCGCCCGAGCCACCGGACGAGGACGCGCCCAGCTCCGACGACCTGGAGCAGTTCGCCAAGCAGTTCAAGCAGCGGCGGATCAAGCTGGGCTTCACGCAGGCCGACGTGGGGCTGGCGCTGGGTACGCTCTACGGGAACGTCTTCTCGCAGACGACGATCTGCCGGTTCGAGGCGCTGCAGCTGAGCTTCAAGAACATGTGCAAGCTGAAGCCGCTGCTCAACAAGTGGCTGGAGGAGACGGACTCCAGCACGGGCAGCCCCACCAACCTGGACAAGATCGCGGCGCAGGGCCGGAAGCGCAAGAAGCGCACCTCCATCGAGGTGGGCGTCAAGGGCGCCCTGGAGAGCCACTTCCTCAAGTGCCCCAAGCCCTCGGCGCACGAGATCACCTCCCTGGCGGactccctgcagctggagaaggaggTGGTGCGGGTCTGGTTCTGCAACCGGCGGCAGAAGGAGAAACGCATGACGCCGGCCGGGGTCCCGCACCCCCCCATGGAGGACGTTTACGCACAGGCGGACACGTCGCCGCTGCACCACGCGCTGCCCGGCGCCGTGCAGTGA
- the UTP11 gene encoding putative U3 small nucleolar RNA-associated protein 11, producing the protein MSAAFRKAAKSGQRPHRERAQPACRRKLGLLEKKKDYRLRADDYHKKQNALRALQKKALDKNPDEFYFKMIRAELQDGVHIIKQPKDEVTPEQVKLMRTQDIKYVEMKRVAEAKKIERLKSALHLLDADGKNPNKHVFFFDTKKEVQEFDIATHLDTVPELVDRVYNRPTIATLQKETLKGATDPAHLKKLAQQRKNQYDLLKQRIEREKAMFVVAQKIQTRKDLLDKTHKVKVKKETTNSPAIYKFKFQRKR; encoded by the exons ATGTCGGCCGCCTTCAGGAAAGCCGCCAAGTCGGGGCAGCGCCCGCACCGCGAGCGGGCACAG CCCGCGTGCCggaggaagctgggcttgctgGAGAAGAAGAAGGACTACCGGCTGCGCGCCGA tgactaTCACAAGAAACAGAATGCCCTCAGAGCACTTCAAAAGAAAGCTCTGGACAAGAATCCTGATGAGTTCTACTTTAAAATGATACGTGCAGAGCTCCAG GATGGAGTTCATATAATAAAGCAGCCGAAGGATGAAGTGACCCCCGAACAGGTGAAATTGATGAGGACACAGGATATTAAATACGTGGAAATGAAAAGAGTGGCAGAAGCCAAG AAAATCGAGCGGCTGAAGTCGGCGCTCCATCTGCTGGACGCTGATGGGAAGAATCCCAACAAGCACGTGTTCTTTTTTGATACCAAAAAAGAAG TTCAGGAGTTTGATATTGCAACTCACCTGGATACTGTTCCAGAGCTCGTAGACAGAGTGTACAACCGACCAACCATTGCAACACTGCAGAAAGAGACACTGAAAGGAGCTACTGATCCTGCCCACTTAAAG AAATTAGCCCAGCAAAGGAAGAATCAGTATGACCTCCTGAAGCAGCGCATTGAAAGAGAAAAGGCCATGTTTGTTGTTGCACAGAAAATCCAGACACGTAAAGATCTTTTG GACAAAACCCATAAAGTAAAGGTGAAGAAAGAGACAACAAATAGTCCAGCTATTTACAAATTCAAGTTTCAGCGGAAACGGTAA